In one window of Episyrphus balteatus chromosome 3, idEpiBalt1.1, whole genome shotgun sequence DNA:
- the LOC129914907 gene encoding trypsin alpha-3-like: MFRLIAVVLSVLCFASAAPENNSDRIVNGRSANIMEYAYQVSIQIRGSHFCGGSILGTRWILTAAHCLAQPIANNEIAQITVVAGTTNWNAGGVVKKAKWLKNHPLYDSKSMKYDVAVIGLDSDFMYSTKIKPVTICSNIIPDNRLVDVSGWGMMGENHKNLPTHLQAVTLRFLQKPACGSLEFRYGPSIMESMVCAYGPGQDSCQGDSGGPLCLSGEMNQIGVVSWGAGCAQPGLPGVYCDLTDAVVRQFIKSSCPAVTFGFC, encoded by the coding sequence ATGTTCCGTCTAATAGCTGTTGTCttgagtgttttgtgttttgCTTCGGCAGCACCAGAAAATAATTCCGACCGAATTGTAAATGGCAGATCAGCTAACATTATGGAATACGCCTATCAAGTTTCTATCCAAATTCGTGGCAGTCATTTCTGTGGAGGAAGTATTTTAGGCACAAGATGGATTCTAACAGCAGCTCATTGTTTGGCTCAGCCCATAGCTAACAATGAAATCGCACAAATTACAGTTGTTGCTGGTACTACAAACTGGAATGCTGGTGGTGTTGTCAAAAAAGCGAAATGGTTGAAAAATCATCCACTATACGATtcaaaatcaatgaaatacgaTGTGGCAGTTATTGGATTAGACTCCGACTTTATGTACAGTACTAAAATTAAGCCAGTAACTATTTGCAGCAATATAATTCCAGACAATAGACTTGTCGATGTAAGCGGATGGGGTATGATGggtgaaaatcataaaaatcttCCAACACATCTACAAGCGGTAACTTTGAGATTTTTGCAAAAACCTGCTTGTGGTTCGTTAGAATTCCGATATGGACCATCAATTATGGAATCGATGGTTTGTGCATATGGACCTGGTCAGGATTCATGTCAAGGAGATTCTGGTGGCCCTTTGTGTTTATCAGGTGAAATGAATCAAATAGGAGTTGTATCATGGGGAGCCGGATGTGCCCAGCCTGGTCTTCCAGGGGTTTACTGCGATCTTACAGATGCTGTAGTTCGCCAATTTATTAAATCAAGTTGTCCAGCAGTAACATTCggattttgttaa
- the LOC129914906 gene encoding trypsin delta-like codes for MFRLIVVALSVFCLASARPEGEYDDRIVNGRAANINEYYWQVSIQQYKQHFCGGTIIAPTWILSASHCTEDIIKEGKEHTCQVRAGSSNWSSGGVTKDVAKMINHPKYDTKTVQYDVALIKLVAALIWSASIKPATIINHPLANGAPVEVSGWGQLAEDNQLLPQYLQAVLVNFLPREACMKQPYRYGQQIMDGMVCAVGEDKDSCQGDSGGPLVASNGVACLVGVVSWGAGCAQKNLPGVYCDMTNSLVKSFIQTHCPEAKFANCA; via the coding sequence ATGTTTCGTCTAATAGTTGTTGCCTTGAGTGTTTTCTGCCTTGCATCAGCAAGACCCGAAGGAGAATACGATGATAGAATTGTCAATGGCAGAGCAGCTAATATTAACGAGTATTACTGGCAAGTTTCGATCCAACAATATAAACAACATTTCTGTGGCGGAACTATTATAGCTCCAACATGGATCCTTTCTGCTAGTCATTGTACAGAAGACATAATTAAAGAAGGTAAAGAACATACTTGTCAAGTTCGAGCTGGTTCGTCAAACTGGAGTTCCGGTGGTGTTACCAAGGATGTTGCAAAAATGATCAACCATCCAAAATATGATACAAAAACAGTACAATATGATGTTGCATTGATTAAATTAGTAGCAGCACTTATTTGGAGCGCTAGTATTAAACCAGCTACAATTATCAACCATCCGCTGGCTAATGGTGCACCAGTTGAAGTAAGTGGATGGGGTCAATTGGCCGAAGATAACCAACTACTTCCACAATATTTGCAAGCTGTTCTAGTGAATTTCTTACCACGTGAAGCATGCATGAAGCAACCATACCGTTATGGTCAACAAATTATGGATGGTATGGTGTGCGCTGTTGGAGAAGACAAGGATTCATGTCAAGGAGATTCTGGTGGCCCACTTGTTGCAAGTAATGGAGTAGCATGTCTTGTGGGAGTTGTGTCATGGGGAGCCGGATGTGCTCAGAAAAATCTTCCAGGAGTTTACTGTGATATGACTAATTCTTTGGTTAAATCATTTATCCAAACTCACTGTCCTGAAGCCAAATTTGCAAATTGTGCTTAA
- the LOC129914905 gene encoding trypsin delta-like translates to MFRLVVVVALSVFCLASSAVPKTYTDRIVNGRTASINEYYWQVSVQQDRSHFCGGSILTPTKVLTASHCTEDIIQKGQEHTCQVRAGSSNWNTGGVVRDVKSIINHPDYNSKSMEYDVAIVDLKTALVWSASIKPIKLSLNTLADKTRVDVSGWGQLAANKIILPKVLKAVTLDFLTLATCASDFLYDSDSIRKSMVCAVGTNQDSCQGDSGGPLVKSDEACQVGVVSWGLGCAEEGLPGVYCNVADAGVKAFIQKNAPDAVYTNC, encoded by the coding sequence ATGTTTCGACTCGTAGTTGTTGTTGCCTTGAGTGTTTTCTGTCTTGCGTCGTCTGCAGTACCAAAAACTTATACCGACAGAATTGTTAATGGCAGAACAGCGAGTATTAACGAGTATTACTGGCAAGTGTCAGTCCAACAAGATCGGTCACATTTTTGTGGAGGAAGTATTCTAACGCCAACTAAAGTCCTTACAGCTAGTCATTGCACAGAAGACATAATACAAAAAGGTCAAGAGCATACTTGTCAAGTTCGTGCTGGTTCTTCAAACTGGAATACTGGTGGCGTTGTTCGAGATGTAAAATCGATTATAAATCATCCAGATTATAATTCTAAATCAATGGAGTATGATGTTGCAATTGTTGACTTAAAAACAGCTTTAGTTTGGAGTGCAAGTATTAAACCAATCAAACTTTCTCTAAATACGTTAGCTGATAAAACACGTGTCGATGTAAGTGGATGGGGTCAATTGGCTGCAAATAAGATAATTCTTCCCAAAGTATTGAAAGCagtaactctagattttttGACACTTGCAACATGTGCGTCAGATTTTCTGTATGATTCGGATTCTATAAGAAAATCCATGGTCTGTGCAGTTGGAACTAACCAAGATTCATGCCAAGGAGATTCTGGTGGGCCTCTGGTTAAGTCGGATGAAGCATGTCAAGTTGGAGTTGTGTCATGGGGACTCGGATGTGCTGAGGAAGGACTTCCAGGTGTTTATTGTAATGTTGCTGATGCAGGAGTCAAggcatttattcaaaaaaatgctcctgATGCAGTCTATACAAATTGTTAA